The sequence atcaaatgaatatatttttgttgatacataataaatttatttgataataaccatatcagtaagcattaatggtggttgtgatggtggacaGTAGCGGGGATAATgttggtgggtattggtgagactggtggagtggtgacgataatgtggtggtggaagaagtagtggtagtagggtgagaaaaggggtcctaagataggtaaattaagcactaatggtggttttgatggggggtggtggtggtggatcggcggtggggataatggtggtgggtattggtgagactggtggagtggtgacgataatatggtggtggaagaagaagtagtagtagggtgagaaaaggtgtcctaagatatgtaaattatttagtcatccttgattaatttttttttgtttttcttttttgttttagttttcaaattacttttttttttattattttttaaaattaaaacaatttttaaaggccaaatttttcatgatttataaagggggataCCAGTCCTGCTAAGTgttgataccatttcatcgatccaacgaCCAAGATCGGTGGgatctttttgtcctatatgaaacggtatcagcacttagcaggactggtatcccctttataaatcatgaaatttttccaaaaaagaagatgttgtgattttaagatttgctGAGTAGgtggaaagaagaaaaatgaaacctataaaaaaattgaccaaccacaaggctacacgcgaattaattgtaatcggttcagtttctcacatctctctttatttccccttttttgtcatggtttctgttcctgtcattatttctcccctacttCAGGGGACTATGCAAGGctacgcgtgaattaattgtaattgattcagtttctcacatctctctttattcccgtTCTTTTTTTTTCgtgatttctgtttttgtcatttctccccaacttcgtgtaattatgcatgcttgagaaatagttcataataataggtaaagagacaagaaaagaaatggatcaaaaattaaatattattataaattttaggaaaatgaataaacacaaatctatgtagatTGTGAACctaacaatttatatcaaagagaaaaattaaattataatgctaacagattttgcaagattaatctaattgatttaaagtaattttaggtgtttttagttttgttacaagtttggtgaatgacctttgatgatattttttgaagtagtgaacgaagtaatgttctactaCCCATAGGATTTGTTCTAGCGATTAACTATATTTGTCCCAAAGGattgtatgacttacatacaaatattaaaagattcgaggataaggacatgtttattaaccaactcctcaaaatatttaagcctggatcgatggatacatttgaaacacatatccttgcccgtaccgttacggcacgggttgagaCCTAGTCCCTTTATAAAGCGCATTTCTTTGTTTAACCCATCCTTGAGCTCttcatttccttttttttttttattctccgcGACTCCAGGCTAAAGTTGGATGTAGTTCTCCTGTGTCTTAATCCGCTGAATTTTCTCTTTTATGCGACTCATGGCTTGTGAATTTTTCTCTTCTATGCGACTCATGGCTTATGGTGGATGTAGATCTCCTGCATCTTCTTCCGGTGAGTTCTCTTTCCTGTTGATTTTGTTTCTCCCATGATGAAGGCACTTCAGCTAGCGAAGGAGGTGATGGTTTTGTTGATTCATCTAGTCGCTTGCAGCGGTTGAAGGGGTAGGAAAGACGGGAAACTGAGGAAACTACTGTGCCTATTACTACTATGACAGGATCTGTTCCTCTGCACGGTGGTTCTTCATTCGGCCGAGCCATTTATCAAAGGGTGGGAAGGAATTTGGGTAAAATACCTGCATTCAAGTATGTCAGTAGCATACCTGGTAACTGTTCTACGGAAATTTCTTTCGTAGATGAAACCATAGATGAAAATGAAATAGTTGAACAAAATATTCACTAGCAATTATTGGATGGTCCCTTATTAAGGGGCACAAAGATCTTTCTTCAGTGAAACCATAAATCAAATAGTTCAAGTCACTAGCATTTATCTCAAATACATGAATAAACTGTAATTACATTGTTTAACAGGATACAGTGACAGATACTTCTAGCTTCCACGATATGTTGTGAAGGAAAATGGTGAAAGCAGCAAAGGGACATGAAAATGTTGAGACTTCTGATTCTCTTTGATCTCAAATACTATAGACACATATGGGAAAAAACCAGCAGAGACATACTTCCCGGTATTAAAACTTATTCTATAAATCCCAGGATCCACATCGTTAACAACATTCATTAGGTGCCCACTTCGGCCATCCGTGTCTGTGATTGAAGACCCTTGAACCACCCAGCCATTGGAATCCAATTCATTAAACATAGGACGCGGTTTCTCACCATTCCATTTTTGTAAATGTACCTCAATGCCGGCAGCTGGAGACCCTCGAGAGACATCTAAGACATGAGTTGTAATTGGTGGTTTGGTCCTAACTGAAACTTGATGTGATTTGCTGACATGAGCTTCAGACCCAGCAGTAATATGAGCTCCAATAATGCTAACGCGATCTTCTACAACTCAAAGATAAGGAGCATCAATGTGTTATTTGCAAGCGTTTGacacaagaaaaaaagagagtcCAACTTGAAAAGCATGGTATCTTTTTAATAAACCAAGATGACTAGGTATATGGTATGTACTAACTAGATGATGGATACTTTTGTAAGGGATAATATTATAAGCTTTAACATTAGAAAAGGTACCTTCAGCTTTTGTTTTAAGGCTGATCGGGTTTTGGCTAATGCTTGCAGAGGTAACATCGACTTTAGCTGCATAAAGTTTCGCAAGACGTAACTCAGTAATCTTCATTTGCTCCTTCGCCGCAGTCTCAAATTCAACTATGGGTCTACTTGTATAACGTGTCTGTaagaaaataaatagaaaaaatattACTTAATAAATATTAAGTGATGTACTTCGATTTCAGAGCTAAGATGCTTTTTCAAACTGCAAGAATCCCTAACACGTGTAACTGTTGATTTCTATTTTCGAATGAGCGTCTAAGTTGAAGCGATCCACATTTACGTACCTTCAATTCAGCAAGTATTGCAGGAGTACTCCGACCAGATGCACATATAAGGAAAACAAATCCGAACTTTTCTCTGTACCGGTGGTTCCAGTCAAGAAGTTCCTGCAGAAGTAAGATGGTTTGTTTACTCGTAGAAATAGAAATCCAGGACACAGGACATCAAGTAAGTTGTTGATTGTTGACtgataaaaatatacaaaatacAATATCACGATATCGACTTAAGACAAAAAAGTAACCAACTGAGTCAAGATTGAGATGCAATTTAGTCCAACTGCATGGGATTTTATTCTTTTCTATCTTCTCATCAATCAACATGGAGTAGTACTGGTGGCATGGTTCAGACAATGCATCATCGAAATTTAAATGTTAATACTCACGCACTACAACTCCTTTTCCTCAACAGTCCACTATTACTAGAACTACGCCAAGGGAGGTAAATCTTATCAGTTTTCAACTGCAATagagtaccaaaaaaaaaaaaactttcgacTGCAATCAGTGCCTCGTCGACTCTTTAGTTCACAACAACTGGTCAAGAAATTGCAACTGATCGAAACATAAGTGTAAGCAATTTCTCCACATATCCATTCTCCTAATTAGTAACAGCTACCACTCATTACTATTAGCATCATATATCATCCAGGTTCAGATTTCAGATTTTCAGCTGacacttagagcatccacagtgggcgagtataaccaaaaatttgggatgagatcgtaacgcagtgggacggagtaaagattaaatcccagccaaagatcaaatcccagatcatatttggtcgcgaccaaataccaaatcctaatatagtcgggcgtaaatttaaagtacgcttgttgctgggcggacacccaaccatccgcccgttcacttactcatcaggcgggcaccaaaccatccgccccattcaaaatgaaattcatcaggcggacacccaatcatccgtccgttcacatttcgtcaagcggacaccaaaccatccgccccattcaaaatgaaattcatcaggcggacacccaaccatccacccgttcacttactcatcaggcggacaccaaaccatccgccccattcaaatttcgggcgtaaaccaattttacgccccattcaagcgtacaccaaatttacgcccgttttcgtgcggtgattaattttacgcgcgaccaaatttggtcttctccccataacgtcacaatacagattaaactcatatttagtctttttttttggtctttgatctttgagtttagtcgtaccattgcagtcgctcttagAGAccaattccttttcttcttctctctgggTAAAGTTAATTTTAGAAATTTTTCTAGCAAATGATTTTTTCATagccaaataaataaaaaaaattaatcacaagtaaaaatACAAATTTCAAACAGAAAATGTAAGGCGATACAAAAAATAATGTGCTAACAAGATCTAGTTTCATTATACACACCTGCAACATAGAATCAGTGGCAGTTGATAAAGCAGTTGATTGCTCTCCTTTACTCCACCTAAAAACCAATCAACAATCAATTAAAATGCAATACATCTAAtgcatcaattgaaaatccagtTTCTGcttccaaagaaacaaaaaaaaaaaacttaactgTGCAGATGTTTCAGTTTTCCGATTTCTACCGGAAGTGTCTCCTATTTGTGGATGTGCAGCATATGCTTCAAGCCATCCATTTACATCAACCTGGAAaaaaattaagaatttttttttaaaaaaatctgcACAGAGGGAGAGAAATAGAGAGAAGCAGGGTGGCAAGAAACCTTATTGAACCAGATGTTTCTGGCAGTTTCAATAGTACTTTCCAAAGAGGGGAAAGGAGATGCTGAAAACATCTCTTCAGAAAATTGGGTGCTACCACAGCATGCTAGAAAATCAATTTCCTTAAAACCTAAATCCATCTCTGATCCCGATCTGGATCCCCCTCTCTAACTTCTCCTCTGTGATAACTAAGTCCACTAGTGTATACTGTGAAAGGAGTTGGGAGAGATGTTACAAGACTTTCCAATTGAATTAGTGGTTCGGTTCCTACTAACCCCGTGACACGACACGCATCATAGGGTACCTGCTTcacacaaaaacaaaacaaacagaaAAAAAGATCATAGGGACACCTGGCATGATACATGGCCGAACGGAGCTGTGCCTGAAAATGAAGTGTACGGTGTTCCGGTGTGCTTTTCTTTTGGAAGACTTGGCGtggccctagttagcaattccgTGTACGAGAAAGTTCGGGGCGGCATACGTACGTATAAGATAATCAGAGTAAAAGATAGAAAAGTTGTATTGATGAGTTATCAAAGATACAGAACAAAGTACTCTGTCAGAATAGTTATATAGTTGACCAGAGAGTACTAGACACGTGTAAAGACAATACAGGTTACAGACTAAACGGTTACACCCAGTAATACAAGTACACACATATAAAAGATAAGGGCAGACTCCTTATCATACAGACTAACTCTTATACTCCCCCTCAAGCTCGGTATGCTGAAAGAACATGAGCTTGGAAACCAAAGAATTAAAGAGATCAGAAGACAGGCCCTTTGTAAAGATGTCAGCAAGCTGATGTGGAGAAGGAACAAATTTAATCACCAAAAACTTGGACACAACAAGATCTTTAATAAAGTGGTaatcaatctccacatgtttagtTCTTGCATGAAACACAGATTGCAGGCAAGACTAGAAGCTCTCTTGTTATCACAGTATAGAGAAAATGGTTGATGTGGAGTAATACCTAACTCCTTCAGAAGATATGAGAGCCAAAGAAGTTCAGTTGATGTATTTGCCAAGGCTTTATACTCTGCTTCTGCTGAACTTCTGGAAACTGTAGGCTGCTTTTTAGAAGTCCATGAGATTAAAGAACGCCTAGAAAAACACAATAACCAGATGTGCTTCTCCTTGTGTCAGGGCATCCAGCCCAATCAGAATCTGAATAAGCTGATAGAGAAGATGAATCAGAAGACCCTAATGTGATTCCAGAGCCCGGACTGCCTTTTAAGAATCTGAATATTCTCTTAACTAACTGCAAGTGTGCAGTAGTTGGTTGATGCATAAATTGGGATACATAACTGACTGCATAAGCTATGTCAGGTCTTGTCATGGTCAAATACTGCAAACCACCTACTAGACTTCTATATAGTAGAGGATTATGAAGAAGATCACCATCATAAGAGAAGATCTATCCCCCTTTGAAACTGGAGTAGCACTGGGCTTGCAATCAACTATGTCTGCTTTCTTAAGAAGGTCAAGGGTGTACTGGTTTTGAGTTAACAACATGGTGGAGTTACTGAAATTCATGGTAACTTCTATACCCAAAAAGTAGTGCAAATCCCctgaatctttcatcttgaattcAGAACCAAGATAGGTAGTGAGTGCTgagagaagagaggaagaactTCCTGTTAaaatgatatcatccacatacaagagGAGAAACATCATACCATCAGAAGAATTGAAGATGAAAAGAGAATGATCACACTTGGATTGTTTAAAACCATAAGAAATCAAGCTGCTGCTGAATTTTTGAAACCATGCCCTTGGCGCCTGTTTCAACCCATAGAGTGACTTCTTTAAGTGACACACATAATTCTCTTTCCCTGGCAATTTAAACCCTTCAGGATGTTCCATGAAAACACACTCATTCAAATTACCATGTAAAAAAGCATTGGATACATCCAATTGCTTCACTTCCCATCCCCTTGAAATAGCAATTGTTAAAACAGTTTTAATTGTTGGTGCTTTAACCACTGGACTGTAAGTTTCAGAGTAATCCACTCCATCTAACTGATCATACCCTTTAGCCACCAGTCTTGCTTTACATCTCTCAACTGTCCCATCTGCCTTCATCTTAACTTTATATACCCATTTGCAACCCAACACATTCATACCAGGATGATATGGAACATAATCCCAGGTGTCATTATCTCTTAAGGAAGTATGTTCTTCCTTCATTGCATTAGCCCATACAGGAATCTTAATGGCACTTGTAAAGGACTTAGGTTCAGTGATATGCAGTAATGAGGTAAAAGCAGTATCAATTGGGTGCATAACATGATGATTTGTGACATAATCAGGAAATTGCTTCTTCTTAGAGGTTCCAACTTTTAATCTGGTAAGCATTGGAGTAGGAACAGAAGTAGAAGTTTGACAATTGTCAGGAGGAGAGATAGACACAGGACTAGCAGTAGTTGAAGAGGTGACTGAAGTGTCAGAAGGAGCAGAAAGTTGTTTAGGGGCAAAGGGAAAACATGTTTCATCAAATATAACATGTCTGGAAGTATAGATTTTACCAGAAGCATTATCATAGCATCTATATCCCTTATGAGATGAACTGTAACCAATAAAAGTGCACAATGTAGACTTATGACTCAATTTATCATCCCTATATGCACCTAAGTATGGATAACAACAAGAGACAAAAACTTTAAGAAATGAGTAATCAGGAGGTTTAGAAAATAAAACTTCAAAAGGAGAATGAAATTGAAGAACTTTAGTTGGTAGCCTAATAATAAGAAAGGTTGCAGTTTGAAAAGCATCATACCAGAAAAATTTAGGCATATGAGCTTGAAAAAGAAGAGTAAGACCAACTTCAGTTATATGTCGATGCTTCCTCTCAGCAACACCATTCTGCTGAGAGGTATGAGGACAAGACAACCTCAAAGATATCCCACATCGATCAAGAAATAATTTGAATGGTCCTTTACTTAGTTCATAAGCATTATCTGTTTGAAAAGAGATGATTTTGGTGGCCAACAAATTTTCATTGATAGTTTTAAAATGCTGAAAAGATACAAGACAATCAGTTTTTGCtttcattggataaatccaatgaaaacGACTGTAATCATCTATGAAAAAAATGTAATACCTAAAACCAGAAAGAGAAGATACAGGGGCAGGGCCCCAAACATCACAATGGACAAGCTGCAAAGGAGCAGAACTGATTCTATTAGACAAATGAAAAGGAATTTTTTTACTTTTTCCTAACTGACAAGAGGTACACACACACTCTACAGCTTTTGAAGTAAGCTTTATTGACTCAGAAGACTCTAATTTGTGAACAACAGCATCAGCAGGATGCCCAAGCCTGTTGTGCCAAGTTGGTGAAGAAGCAGCAATGGAGGTGTGAAAACAAACTGGAGGAGCAACAGGTTAAGACTTTAGAGGATATAGATTGTTGGAAATGGAACCTCTAGCAAGAACCTGTTTTTTCACCACATCCTTTATCAAGTAACCCCAATCATGCAGTTCAAAAAGAAAGAATTATCTTTAGTAAATCTTGCTATAGACAGTAAATTGGCTTTCAAACTAGGAATATATAACACCTTAGAAAGTTGAAATTTCTGATGTGAAGTTTGAATAATGGAATCACCAATATAAGATATGGATAGAAGCTTACCATTTCCCATCATGACCTGTGAAGATCCAGTATAAGAAGAAGTATTTGTGAGAAGAGTGGAATCACTAGCCATGTGATTTGTAGCACAAGAATCTGGAATCCAGCTATCAGAAGTAGGTAAGGAAGTAGGCTGTTCAACATTATCAGATTCTAACTCAACACCAACAAAAGCTCTCTGCACTGAACTGATAGAGTTCCTATCAGGTGTATATATGTAATAGCATCTACTTGCAGAATGTCCATGTCTTCTACAGATTTGACATTCCACCTGAGACCAATCAATAGTCCCACCACCAGAAGTTGTAGTTCTACCACCAGAATTTGGCTGAGCACCATAACTAGAACCACCAGTACCACCTCTAGCACCATTAGAACTACCACTAGAAGAGCCTTGAGAATAAGTGATGTTTTTGAAGGTAGAAGAATTGTTCTTCTGATTCTTATTATTGTTCTTCTTAGAACCATTACCACCACTAGAATTTGTATTTCTACCATACATGGATGTGGGATGCTGATTGTCAAACATACCTTGAACCTCTGCATCTTGGTCTTTAAGCCATTGTTGATGACTAACCAATCTCGCCTTAATCTCAGGAAATGTAAAGGGAACTTCACGTGTTTGAGCAGCAATCACAAAATTGTTGTAATCATGACCAAGACCGTTCAATACATGCATAATAATATCTAAATTACTGACTCGTTCATTGATTGCAGCAAGATTATCAGTAATAGTCTTGATCTCATGAAGATAATCCTCCACAGAGCGGTTACCATGCCGAATCGATTGAAGCTGATTTCATAACATAGATCGGTGAGCAGCAAACTGAGTAGTGAATGTAGTTTCAAGAAACTCCCAAATTTCATGAGCAGTTCCCAATCCAAGAACATCTCCAGAAATTGATTGAGTAAATGTAGCTTTAAGAAAACTTGATACAAATCGATGTACTTTCCTCCAATACAACCAATCAGGATTTGTAATTTGCACACCATTAACTAATGTATAACGAGGTGGTTCTTGGATTGTACCATCAACATACTCAAACAAATCTACCGAGATAAGAACTGACTCAAATTGATCCTTCCAGAGTACAAAATTGGTACCATCAAGTTTCAGAGAAATAAAATTCGCAATATTAGTAAAAGGAAGGCGAAAATGATACCGATCTTGAGTAGATTCATTGTTCTGAATAGTAGAATCATTATGTTGAACAGATTCCTCATGTTGAGCAGCGGAAGAGCTAGAAGTACGAGTAACTTTAGGTGAATTAAAAAGACTCAAGAACTCAAGAATCAAAGATTTGATAGTGTTTGTAATGAAATAAAGATcgatcaaagatgatttgatcaCAGAAAGAAAGATTTCTTGAAAGCAAGATTCAAGAACTCAGATCTGAGTAGTAGAAATAGATTGAAATTACTACAACAGAGATATAATTATGAGAtaatctgatcaaagatcaaattTGCTATATGTAATGATGAAAGATTTCTGATGATTTAAGAAGAAATTGTAGAAAAATTGATTGAAATGAAATTTCAAGATCCAACCTAATTTGATACCATATAAGATAATCAGAATAAAAGATAGAAAAGTTGTATTGATGAGTTAtcaaagatacataacaaagtacTCTGTCAGAATAGTTATATAGCTGACCAGAGAGTACTAGACACGTGTAAAGACAATATAGGTTACAGACTAAACGGTTACACCCAGTAATACAAGCACACACATATAAAAGATAAGGGCAGACTCCTTATCATACAGACTAACTCTTATAGTACGTATATAATACGTTTCGATGGAAAATAAATTCGGTCCACTATTCAATCAATAATTTCAAGTTTAGGGTAGTTCGGaatggcatacgtacgtgtataattcgttttagataTTTGAGTTGGGGACAAAAAATTCGGCCTATATGCATAATTAAATTAATAAGTATTCGTAATTTTAAAAGCATAATCTCATATATGCATAGGTTACACAGTGAAAAACATCATTTTAACAAGAGTTTGTATGAGAAATATAAAAATTCTATGGTTCAAAATGGTTATATAGAGTATATATGCAATATCAACCAAAAACCAGCATGTAGAACAGTGGTCGGAGACTCTCCATAGGAGTTGGACGTCTCAGGTTCACTTCTTCCCTTTGTAAATCTTCTTTCTACAAAAGCTGAGTCAGCCAGTTGACTTTGACCAAGTCACACGAATTTGGTTGTCGGATGAATCACGAATCTGTATTGTCCGCATATAATCCGGAAAGTTCATATAATACACATACAACAGTCTGAAATGCTAACTAGGGGCCGTGTGGCAAAGTATACGGATAACCATGGTTTGCCGTATTTGCTCACACATGCCAGTATATGTCTGGTATATGTCGTATCGTATTTCTGGATATCCAATACGTATCTACTGATATATATGCCATATCATTTTCATATTGATCTGTAACTGACGATATATACGAATATATATGACACTGATGAAATACGCAATATAAGCGTTTATGCATGTTCAGATTTTTATACCAAtttgaaataagaaaaaaattaattgtTATTATTGAAAAAACAAATGAATTAGGATAGTATAATCTCTTACACCTCTGTTAATATTTTCACCGGTTGTGTTTTTGGTAGGATCAGGGGACATTTTTATAAAGACACTGTACAACAACGTTTCTGTTTCCGGAATATTTAAACCTACGAACAGTTGAGATGATGGCACCCATTAGACAAAGACGGCTCAAATTAGGTTGTAAAACAAGCAGATTTTCAATCGAACTCATCGCCCATACTACTTAGACTATGAAAATTTTGTACGCACCTCTCCTGTAAAAACATAAATCAATATCAGTGTATCTCTATTTATCATCTCGTCCTCTTCCTCTAAAAATGTTGGTTTACCTTCAATTAGATTTTAAGTAAGTAAAGTTTCGTCCTTAAAAGGAATACTTCAATTGATCTCACCAATTAATGTATCTGACAATCTGGGTTTATTCATTCTCCTATCTATAAATCCCAATCTAAATTAAAATCTACcatttatttggttatttttctttcattttttttcttttttcttttttatttttttccggaACCTAGATTTTAGTTTTCACTAATTTCAGCTAAAACAAAATCTACAATTAAAGAAGTGAAAGAAACGAGATATTAAAGAAgcgaaagaagagagagaaatgaTGATGGAAGTTGTTACCAATGGGGAATCACatcctcaacaacaacaacaaatgggTTTAGCTGATATTACTGGTTCTGATCATCAaatgacccccccccccccccccggcaAAAAACAAAACGGGTTTATGAGGAAACAAGATTATTAataaatttgaaaagaaaaattgatggtttataagtacatttaaaaaaaaatccctctTAATGATAATTTACCCTATCTTTCTTCCCCGAAGAAAATTAGGGCATTGATAAACAAGTTTTCTGAATATAAAAATTGAAACCAAAAGTACTTATAGTTTTTTATGACGTCTAGTTCCGACTATCAAATCTAACAAAAACCCTATACAAAAATTCCACATCGTAGGGGTGGAAGCAGAAAATTGCAATCCCCTTCTTTGATGAGCCTTTTACTTCAATTTAATTTTGCAAAGCAGAAGTATGAGTTTTTGTATGATAATTTTGCatcaatattttttttagaaGGCAAAGATTTTACTTTAGGAAAAAGTTAAAATTTGTTAAACTGGTCAATGAGAACCCCGCGTGTTTCGCCGTCTAATCTGAGTCGTTTTGTAATACCCACACTATTTGCATGGCGCATGCTCAAACATGTGTCATTGGCATGAGATGACACCATCATGGTGCATCGTCTAGTGGGTGGCTGGTTAAGAGAGATATCACACCATTATGATGGATTACGCAGGAACATTGGCCAAAAGAGATATCACATTATCATGGTGCATCATGCCAGTGGTGGCTAGCCGAGACCAATATTACACCATCATGGTGCATCAGTCAGTTGAAGGCTGGCTAAGTGAAATATTGCTCCATCACGGTGCGAAGCTAGTGCAATACTTCATTTGGCTATCACGGCGGAGATGGAAATACTGCCATCATGGCGTATTGTCCTGAGATAATCGCAACAACCATGAATTGTGGAGCAAGCATGTCAAAGTACTCCCAACTTTTAGTTGGGGAAATGTCAACAAGACATATATAGGGCGCGGTGGTTGGTTGAAGTTGCATATAATGTAGATGCacataagcttcatagcttatccaGTAAAGCTTATATGATTCTCAAATATTATTATGGCTCGTTGGTCACCCGAGATAGCTTCATGCATCATCATTGCGACATTTCGAAATAATATTGCACCACCATGGTGCAACACGAAGGAAAGACCAATGATGCACATTCTTGTGCATCATTTGCAAGTGACCCTTTGACCTATATGGACTAGGCTATTGCTTGGCCTTTGTCCTTACAATACGAGTTATATTTAATTGCTTATCCCTACATGGATGAACTACAGTCAGTGGTTGATCC comes from Papaver somniferum cultivar HN1 chromosome 7, ASM357369v1, whole genome shotgun sequence and encodes:
- the LOC113297371 gene encoding uric acid degradation bifunctional protein TTL-like isoform X2, with amino-acid sequence MDLGFKEIDFLACCGSTQFSEEMFSASPFPSLESTIETARNIWFNKVDVNGWLEAYAAHPQIGDTSGRNRKTETSAQWSKGEQSTALSTATDSMLQELLDWNHRYREKFGFVFLICASGRSTPAILAELKTRYTSRPIVEFETAAKEQMKITELRLAKLYAAKVDVTSASISQNPISLKTKAEDRVSIIGAHITAGSEAHVSKSHQVSVRTKPPITTHVLDVSRGSPAAGIEVHLQKWNGEKPRPMFNELDSNGWVVQGSSITDTDGRSGHLMNVVNDVDPGIYRISFNTGKYVSAGFFPYVSIVFEIKENQKSQHFHVPLLLSPFSFTTYRGS
- the LOC113297371 gene encoding uric acid degradation bifunctional protein TTL-like isoform X1, translated to MDLGFKEIDFLACCGSTQFSEEMFSASPFPSLESTIETARNIWFNKVDVNGWLEAYAAHPQIGDTSGRNRKTETSAQWSKGEQSTALSTATDSMLQELLDWNHRYREKFGFVFLICASGRSTPAILAELKTRYTSRPIVEFETAAKEQMKITELRLAKLYAAKVDVTSASISQNPISLKTKAEEDRVSIIGAHITAGSEAHVSKSHQVSVRTKPPITTHVLDVSRGSPAAGIEVHLQKWNGEKPRPMFNELDSNGWVVQGSSITDTDGRSGHLMNVVNDVDPGIYRISFNTGKYVSAGFFPYVSIVFEIKENQKSQHFHVPLLLSPFSFTTYRGS